A genomic region of Micromonospora sp. NBRC 110009 contains the following coding sequences:
- the bioB gene encoding biotin synthase BioB: MPEILDQARTQVLEQGVGLDEAGVLAVLNLPDEHVPAALQLAHEVRMRWCGPEVEVEGIVSLKTGGCPEDCHFCSQSGLFTSPVRSVWLDIPALVEAAKQTAATGATEFCIVAAVRGPDARLMKQMREGVAAIRAEVDIQVAASLGMLTQEQVDELVDMGVHRYNHNLETCRSYFPNVVTTHSWEERWETLKMVRESGMEVCCGGILGLGETVEQRAEFAAQLAELDPHEVPLNFLNPRPGTPLADRPVVAGRDALRAIAAFRLAMPRTILRYAGGREITLGDLGTRDGLLGGINAVIVGNYLTTLGRPATDDLKLLDDLKMPVKALSATL; the protein is encoded by the coding sequence ATGCCAGAGATCCTCGACCAGGCCCGGACCCAGGTGCTGGAGCAGGGCGTCGGCCTCGACGAGGCAGGGGTCCTCGCCGTGCTGAACCTGCCCGACGAGCACGTCCCCGCCGCCCTCCAGCTCGCCCACGAGGTGCGGATGCGCTGGTGCGGTCCGGAGGTCGAGGTGGAGGGCATCGTCTCGCTGAAGACCGGCGGCTGCCCGGAGGACTGCCACTTCTGCTCGCAGTCGGGCCTGTTCACCTCGCCGGTCCGCTCGGTCTGGCTGGACATCCCGGCGCTGGTCGAGGCGGCGAAGCAGACCGCGGCGACCGGGGCCACCGAGTTCTGCATCGTGGCCGCGGTGCGCGGCCCGGACGCCCGGCTGATGAAGCAGATGCGCGAGGGCGTGGCCGCCATCCGGGCCGAGGTCGACATCCAGGTCGCCGCGTCGCTGGGGATGCTGACCCAGGAGCAGGTCGACGAGCTGGTCGACATGGGTGTGCACCGCTACAACCACAACCTGGAGACCTGCCGCTCCTACTTCCCGAACGTGGTCACCACGCACTCGTGGGAGGAGCGTTGGGAGACCTTGAAGATGGTCCGCGAGTCCGGCATGGAGGTCTGCTGCGGCGGCATCCTCGGCCTCGGCGAGACGGTGGAGCAGCGGGCCGAGTTCGCCGCGCAGCTCGCCGAGCTGGACCCGCACGAGGTTCCGCTGAACTTCCTCAACCCGCGCCCGGGCACCCCGCTGGCCGACCGTCCGGTGGTGGCGGGCCGGGACGCGCTGCGGGCCATCGCCGCGTTCCGGCTGGCCATGCCGCGCACCATCCTCCGGTACGCGGGCGGCCGCGAGATCACCCTGGGCGACCTGGGCACCCGCGACGGCCTGCTCGGCGGCATCAACGCCGTCATCGTCGGTAACTACCTGACCACCCTGGGCCGGCCGGCGACCGACGACCTCAAGCTGCTCGACGACCTGAAGATGCCGGTGAAGGCGCTCTCCGCGACGCTGTGA
- a CDS encoding histidine kinase, translating into MEPHGQTTPTGRRRAGDLLLWAVVAAPVGYAGLTPPWPRHAVPLLVGSLALLGLAVAFGRRWPLAALVAVVLGSLVDGNFVFAIPVFSYLAGRRSADAGRVAAVFGAIAVAGTALNLGLLGTGPATWFLLASVLLFAGVFPWLLGRLRRQQRALAEAGRRHAEAEERERRAAVDRVRLRERARIAQDMHDSLGHDLSLIALRAAGLELASDLAPAHRAAAGELRSSVAAATERLHDIIGVLREERPDSLRPAGETLPELVAGARDAGMAVELCAGDGAAELPPLVAHAVHRVVREALTNAARYAPGARVTVTVDSSGGEVGVSVVNDAAPTGPLPGPASHGSGLLALRERVRLAGGVLDAGPRAGGFAVTARLPLTGDATAHEAGLPGAEDAAAAAAGTAGSAARAGAVETARRRVRRSLLVAFGAPAALALVLALVYYPLATAGAVLDRPGYERLRVGDPRDALGLPRRPADPPTPGGPAGCEYYTDGNFPFAEPTWRLCFSDGRLVSKERIAR; encoded by the coding sequence GTGGAACCGCACGGGCAGACGACGCCGACCGGCCGGCGCCGGGCCGGTGACCTGCTGCTCTGGGCCGTGGTCGCCGCGCCGGTCGGGTACGCCGGACTCACCCCGCCCTGGCCCCGCCACGCGGTGCCGCTGCTGGTCGGCTCGCTGGCGCTGCTCGGCCTCGCGGTGGCGTTCGGCCGGCGGTGGCCGCTCGCGGCGCTGGTGGCGGTGGTGCTCGGCTCGCTGGTCGACGGCAACTTCGTCTTCGCGATCCCGGTCTTCAGCTACCTCGCCGGGCGGCGCAGCGCCGACGCCGGCCGGGTGGCCGCCGTGTTCGGCGCCATCGCGGTCGCCGGCACCGCGCTCAACCTCGGGCTGCTCGGCACCGGCCCGGCCACCTGGTTCCTGCTCGCCTCGGTGCTGCTCTTCGCCGGGGTGTTCCCGTGGCTGCTCGGCCGGTTGCGCCGCCAGCAGCGGGCCCTCGCCGAGGCGGGGCGGCGGCACGCCGAGGCCGAGGAACGGGAGCGGCGGGCCGCGGTGGACCGGGTCCGGCTGCGCGAGCGGGCCCGGATCGCCCAGGACATGCACGACTCGCTGGGGCATGACCTGAGCCTGATCGCGCTGCGCGCCGCCGGGCTGGAGCTGGCGTCCGACCTGGCGCCGGCCCACCGGGCGGCGGCCGGGGAGCTGCGGTCGAGCGTGGCCGCCGCCACCGAACGGCTGCACGACATCATCGGTGTGCTCCGCGAGGAGCGGCCGGACTCCTTGCGGCCGGCCGGCGAGACGTTGCCGGAACTCGTGGCCGGCGCCCGCGACGCCGGGATGGCGGTGGAGTTGTGCGCCGGGGACGGTGCGGCGGAGCTGCCGCCGCTGGTCGCGCACGCCGTGCACCGGGTGGTCCGCGAGGCGCTGACCAACGCCGCCCGGTACGCGCCCGGCGCCCGGGTGACCGTCACCGTCGACAGCTCGGGGGGAGAGGTCGGGGTGAGCGTGGTGAACGACGCCGCGCCGACCGGACCGCTGCCGGGGCCGGCGTCGCACGGCTCCGGCCTGCTCGCCCTGCGCGAGCGGGTCCGGCTCGCCGGCGGGGTGCTCGACGCGGGTCCCCGGGCGGGTGGCTTCGCGGTCACGGCTCGGCTGCCGTTGACCGGAGACGCCACGGCGCACGAGGCCGGGCTGCCCGGTGCGGAGGATGCCGCAGCCGCGGCGGCGGGGACCGCCGGCTCGGCGGCCCGTGCCGGCGCTGTCGAGACCGCCCGGCGGCGGGTCCGGCGCAGCCTGCTGGTGGCGTTCGGCGCCCCGGCCGCTCTCGCCCTGGTGCTCGCCCTGGTCTACTACCCGCTGGCCACCGCGGGTGCGGTCCTCGACCGGCCCGGGTACGAGCGGCTGCGGGTCGGCGACCCTCGGGACGCCCTCGGGCTGCCGCGCCGGCCGGCCGACCCGCCGACCCCGGGCGGCCCGGCCGGCTGCGAGTACTACACCGACGGCAACTTCCCCTTCGCGGAGCCGACCTGGCGGCTCTGCTTCTCCGACGGCCGGCTGGTCAGCAAGGAGCGGATCGCGCGGTGA
- a CDS encoding cytochrome P450, producing the protein MLFRGWGESVDGPWPDTATIVDHVGVPHLVVTRHALVRRLLTDPQTFRPDNALDAVTPIPVAALRVLAGHRFRLPPTLANNSSASHPEIRRIVADALHPDRVAAQQPWLTALVRQRVARLGTDLDAGRAVDLYAELAADLPLLVLARLVELPDAPVDAVKDFARAALELFWAPLDESRQLALATEVGRFHTVLRAFAATGGGLAARLRAAGHSPDVVVGALFFLLVAGQETTSQFLTLLLHRLTGEPRVRAGLRAGTIAVADVVEEGLRLEPPIVTWRRVAAVDTTLGDTAVPAGTSIVAWLARAGRDPEVVAAPDEFRPGQRGSRRHLAFGAGAHRCVGAQLARMEAAVVVAEAAPLLDRVAVQRPPWCPDNLTFRMPDAFVVRRA; encoded by the coding sequence GTGCTGTTCCGGGGCTGGGGCGAATCCGTCGACGGGCCGTGGCCCGACACGGCGACGATCGTCGACCACGTCGGGGTGCCGCACCTGGTGGTGACCCGCCACGCCCTGGTCCGCCGGCTGCTCACCGACCCGCAGACCTTCCGGCCGGACAACGCCCTCGACGCGGTCACCCCGATCCCGGTGGCCGCCCTGCGGGTCCTGGCCGGGCACCGGTTCCGGCTGCCCCCGACGCTGGCCAACAACTCCTCCGCCAGCCACCCGGAGATCCGTCGCATCGTCGCCGACGCGCTGCACCCCGACCGGGTGGCCGCCCAGCAGCCCTGGCTGACCGCCCTGGTCCGGCAGCGGGTGGCCCGGCTCGGCACCGACCTCGACGCCGGCCGGGCGGTCGACCTGTACGCCGAACTCGCCGCCGACCTGCCGCTGCTGGTGCTGGCCCGGCTCGTGGAGCTGCCGGACGCCCCGGTCGACGCGGTGAAGGACTTCGCCCGGGCCGCCCTGGAGCTGTTCTGGGCGCCGCTCGACGAGTCCCGGCAGCTCGCCCTCGCCACCGAGGTCGGCCGGTTCCACACCGTGCTGCGCGCGTTCGCCGCCACCGGCGGCGGGCTGGCCGCCCGGCTCCGCGCCGCCGGGCATTCCCCCGACGTGGTGGTCGGCGCGCTGTTCTTCCTGCTGGTCGCCGGCCAGGAGACCACCTCGCAGTTCCTCACCCTGCTGCTGCACCGGCTGACCGGGGAACCGCGGGTCCGCGCCGGGCTGCGGGCGGGCACGATCGCGGTCGCCGACGTGGTCGAGGAGGGGCTACGGCTGGAGCCGCCCATCGTCACCTGGCGGCGGGTGGCCGCCGTGGACACCACCCTCGGCGACACCGCCGTCCCGGCCGGCACCAGCATCGTGGCCTGGCTGGCCCGGGCCGGCCGCGACCCCGAAGTGGTCGCCGCGCCGGACGAGTTCCGGCCGGGGCAGCGCGGCTCCCGCCGGCACCTGGCCTTCGGGGCGGGGGCGCACCGCTGCGTGGGCGCCCAGCTGGCCCGGATGGAGGCGGCGGTGGTGGTCGCCGAGGCGGCGCCGCTGCTCGACCGGGTGGCCGTGCAGCGCCCGCCGTGGTGCCCGGACAACCTGACCTTCCGGATGCCGGATGCCTTCGTGGTCCGCCGGGCCTGA
- a CDS encoding ABC transporter permease subunit, translating to MTTLPTAAPTRPASRPAPTSGPFAGAVAAEWTKLWSVRSTWWALLAAALTMAATAAQLAIYAVNANTDDDPTVAPGVVPVGHIVTGSLELTQYVVLALGLFAITSEYATGTIRTTLRCTPSRGRVLLAKAVVVGAVTFLVGLLLGGVGAAVAGPVLGEWGRAPLGGTLTDLVASAGYLALVAVLALGLAAALRGAVLTLTVLFALLMIVPLSLQEPAITVLTRIADAFPGVAGNHFLAGDTEPYPAVVGLLLLAGWAAAALALGRWALARRDS from the coding sequence ATGACCACCCTGCCCACCGCCGCCCCGACCCGCCCGGCGTCCCGCCCGGCCCCGACCAGCGGCCCCTTCGCCGGGGCGGTGGCCGCCGAGTGGACCAAACTCTGGTCGGTCCGCTCCACCTGGTGGGCGCTGCTGGCGGCGGCGCTGACCATGGCCGCCACCGCCGCTCAGCTCGCCATCTACGCGGTCAACGCCAACACCGACGACGACCCGACCGTCGCCCCGGGCGTCGTCCCGGTCGGCCACATCGTGACCGGCTCCCTGGAGCTGACCCAGTACGTCGTCCTCGCCCTCGGCCTGTTCGCCATCACCAGCGAGTACGCCACCGGCACCATCCGGACCACTCTGCGCTGCACCCCGTCCCGGGGTCGGGTGCTGCTCGCCAAGGCGGTCGTGGTCGGCGCGGTGACGTTCCTGGTCGGGCTGCTGCTCGGCGGCGTCGGCGCGGCGGTGGCCGGGCCGGTGCTGGGCGAGTGGGGACGCGCCCCGCTGGGCGGCACCCTGACCGACCTGGTCGCCTCCGCCGGCTACCTGGCGCTGGTGGCGGTGCTGGCGCTGGGCCTGGCGGCGGCGCTGCGCGGCGCGGTGCTCACCCTGACCGTCCTCTTCGCCCTGCTGATGATCGTGCCGCTGTCGCTGCAGGAGCCGGCGATCACCGTGCTCACCCGGATCGCCGACGCGTTCCCCGGGGTCGCCGGCAACCACTTCCTGGCCGGGGACACCGAGCCGTACCCGGCGGTGGTGGGGCTGCTGCTGCTCGCCGGCTGGGCGGCCGCCGCGCTGGCCCTCGGCCGGTGGGCGCTGGCTCGCCGGGACTCCTGA
- a CDS encoding TetR/AcrR family transcriptional regulator, translating into MTRRSAEIRLDALLRTACEVIAERGLANTRTSDVAEAAGVSQALVFYHFATKDRMLAQAFAYAVEQDLARLDAVVRSTAPPLAKLRRMLRLYAPTGRSTSWSLWIEGWAESLRTPELEKVSRRLDLRWRQDLAAVISAGVADGTFDCPDPAGAAWRISAVMDGLAVQLSVHERVITRRQIAAWIRLVAARELGLEPAQLD; encoded by the coding sequence GTGACGAGACGATCGGCCGAAATCCGCCTCGATGCCCTGTTACGCACCGCATGTGAGGTTATCGCGGAACGTGGACTCGCCAACACCCGGACGTCCGACGTGGCGGAGGCCGCCGGAGTCAGCCAGGCCCTGGTCTTCTACCACTTCGCCACGAAGGACCGGATGCTCGCGCAGGCCTTCGCGTACGCCGTCGAGCAGGATCTGGCCCGGCTCGACGCGGTGGTCCGCTCCACCGCCCCGCCGCTGGCCAAGCTGCGCCGGATGCTCCGCCTCTACGCCCCGACCGGCCGGTCGACGTCCTGGTCCCTCTGGATCGAGGGCTGGGCCGAGTCGCTGCGGACCCCCGAGCTGGAGAAGGTCTCCCGCCGCCTGGACCTGCGCTGGCGCCAGGACCTCGCCGCGGTCATCTCCGCCGGCGTCGCCGACGGCACCTTCGACTGCCCCGACCCGGCGGGCGCCGCCTGGCGGATCAGCGCGGTCATGGACGGACTCGCCGTCCAACTCTCGGTGCACGAGCGGGTGATCACCCGGCGGCAGATCGCCGCGTGGATCCGGCTCGTCGCCGCGCGGGAGCTGGGCCTGGAGCCCGCCCAGCTCGACTGA
- a CDS encoding ABC transporter ATP-binding protein encodes MITLRGLTKRFGTATAVDALTLDIGPGQVTGFLGPNGAGKSTTMRMVLGLDRPTAGQALVNGCPYRELRHPLHEVGALLDATGIHPTRSGRAHLRAMARSNGIPARRVAEVLDLVGLDGRAADKPGRALSLGMGQRLGIAGALLGDPPVLLLDEPVNGLDPDGVRWIRRFTRSLADEGRTVLISSHLMSEMQQTADRVVVLGRGRLVADAPLAELIAAGRATSVRVRGPEPAGLAALGARLTAEGASVTPDDDGLSVTGATAARVGDVVYELGVRVHELTPVAASLEEAFLELTADSVEYAAGPAGSEPR; translated from the coding sequence ATGATCACGTTACGTGGGTTGACGAAACGGTTCGGGACGGCGACCGCGGTCGACGCCCTGACCCTCGACATCGGACCGGGCCAGGTGACCGGCTTCCTCGGGCCCAACGGCGCGGGAAAGTCCACCACCATGCGGATGGTGCTCGGCCTGGACCGGCCCACCGCCGGGCAGGCCCTGGTCAACGGCTGCCCGTACCGGGAGCTGCGGCACCCGCTGCACGAGGTGGGCGCGCTGCTCGACGCCACCGGCATCCACCCGACCCGCTCCGGTCGGGCGCACCTGCGGGCGATGGCGCGCAGCAACGGGATCCCCGCCCGCCGGGTGGCCGAGGTGCTCGACCTGGTCGGCCTGGACGGGCGCGCCGCCGACAAGCCGGGACGCGCGCTGTCGCTGGGCATGGGACAGCGGCTCGGCATCGCCGGGGCGCTGCTCGGCGACCCGCCGGTGCTGCTCCTCGACGAACCGGTCAACGGGCTCGACCCGGACGGGGTGCGCTGGATCCGCCGGTTCACCCGGAGCCTCGCCGACGAGGGCCGGACCGTGCTGATCTCCAGCCACCTGATGAGCGAGATGCAGCAGACCGCCGACCGGGTCGTGGTGCTCGGCCGGGGCCGGCTCGTCGCCGACGCACCGCTGGCGGAGCTGATCGCCGCCGGCCGGGCCACCTCGGTCCGGGTACGCGGCCCGGAGCCCGCCGGCCTCGCCGCGCTGGGCGCCCGGTTGACGGCCGAGGGGGCGAGCGTGACGCCGGACGACGACGGGCTCTCCGTCACCGGGGCCACCGCCGCCCGGGTCGGCGACGTCGTGTACGAGCTGGGGGTGCGGGTGCACGAGCTGACCCCGGTGGCCGCCTCGCTGGAGGAGGCGTTCCTGGAACTCACCGCCGACAGCGTCGAGTACGCCGCCGGCCCGGCCGGAAGCGAGCCCCGATGA
- a CDS encoding response regulator transcription factor codes for MTDDHGCPLRVVLADDEALVRAGVRAILAADPGIEVVGEAGDGRAAVELVRAHRPRVALLDIRMPRWDGLSAAVEIRRLVPETAVLMLTTFGEDDLIARALGHGASGFLLKSGDPRELLAGIRAVADGGAYLSPRVARRVIEWSGGRLARRPYARDRLAGLTDREREVLALVGAGLSNAEIGRRLHLVEGTVKSYLTSIFTRLDVRNRVQAAILAYEAGLVPPSG; via the coding sequence GTGACCGACGACCACGGGTGCCCCCTGCGGGTGGTGCTCGCCGACGACGAGGCGCTGGTCCGGGCCGGGGTGCGGGCCATCCTGGCGGCCGATCCCGGGATCGAGGTGGTCGGCGAGGCCGGCGACGGCCGGGCGGCCGTGGAGCTGGTCCGCGCCCACCGGCCCCGGGTGGCGCTGCTCGACATCCGGATGCCCCGGTGGGACGGGCTGAGCGCGGCGGTGGAGATCCGGCGGCTCGTGCCGGAGACGGCCGTGCTCATGCTCACCACGTTCGGCGAGGACGACCTGATCGCGCGGGCGCTCGGCCACGGGGCGAGCGGCTTCCTGCTCAAGTCGGGCGATCCCCGGGAGCTGCTCGCCGGGATCCGGGCGGTCGCCGACGGCGGGGCGTACCTGTCGCCGCGGGTGGCGCGCCGGGTGATCGAGTGGAGCGGCGGGCGGCTGGCCCGTCGGCCCTACGCGCGGGACCGGCTCGCCGGGCTGACCGACCGGGAGCGGGAGGTGCTGGCGCTGGTCGGGGCGGGACTGTCCAACGCCGAGATCGGCCGCCGGCTGCACCTCGTGGAGGGCACCGTGAAGAGCTATCTGACCAGCATCTTCACCCGGCTGGACGTGCGCAACCGGGTGCAGGCGGCGATCCTCGCGTACGAGGCGGGGCTGGTCCCGCCCAGCGGCTGA
- a CDS encoding 8-amino-7-oxononanoate synthase has translation MADWLAALDRRAELRARAGLTRTLRPRDAGDAVVDLAGNDYLGLATHPEVTAAAARALSAYGLGATGSRLVRGSTDLHHALEDALADWLGTDRALVFSSGYLANLAAVRGLVQPRTLLVSDAHNHASLIDGCRISGAETVVTPHADVAAVAAALAAAPGRPAVVVTESVFSVDGDLAPLAALHAVARRHGALLLVDDAHALGVTGPGGAGGVAAAGLAGEPDVVVTATLSKALGGAGGVVAAPAEFVRHLVETGRTFIFDTALPPAVAAGVLAALRLARAGDGLREELAERAVLAVRRLGAAGLEVSAPDAAVVSVPAPGPEAATAWAADCRDRGVAVGCFRPPSTPDSRSRLRLTISTGVARPDFERALDVIVECAP, from the coding sequence GTGGCGGACTGGCTGGCGGCGCTGGACCGCCGCGCCGAGCTGCGGGCCAGGGCGGGGCTCACCCGTACGCTGCGGCCGCGCGACGCCGGCGACGCCGTCGTCGACCTGGCCGGCAACGACTATCTCGGCCTGGCCACCCACCCCGAGGTCACCGCCGCCGCCGCGCGGGCCCTGTCCGCGTACGGGCTGGGGGCCACCGGGTCCCGGCTGGTGCGCGGCTCCACCGACCTGCACCACGCGCTGGAGGACGCCCTCGCCGACTGGCTCGGCACCGACCGGGCACTGGTCTTCTCCTCCGGCTACCTGGCCAACCTGGCCGCCGTCCGGGGCCTGGTGCAGCCGCGTACGCTGCTCGTCTCCGACGCCCACAACCACGCCTCGCTGATCGACGGCTGCCGGATCTCCGGCGCCGAGACCGTGGTGACCCCGCACGCCGACGTCGCCGCGGTGGCCGCCGCGCTGGCCGCCGCGCCCGGCCGGCCGGCGGTGGTGGTGACGGAGTCGGTCTTCTCCGTCGACGGCGACCTCGCCCCCCTCGCCGCGCTGCACGCCGTCGCCCGCCGGCACGGCGCGCTGCTGCTGGTCGACGACGCGCACGCGCTCGGCGTCACCGGTCCGGGCGGCGCCGGCGGGGTGGCCGCGGCCGGCCTGGCCGGCGAGCCGGACGTGGTGGTCACCGCCACCCTCTCCAAGGCGCTCGGCGGCGCCGGTGGCGTCGTGGCCGCGCCGGCCGAGTTCGTCCGGCACCTGGTGGAGACCGGCCGGACGTTCATCTTCGACACCGCCCTGCCCCCGGCGGTCGCGGCCGGCGTGCTGGCCGCGCTGCGGCTGGCCCGGGCCGGCGACGGGCTGCGCGAGGAGTTGGCCGAGCGGGCCGTCCTCGCGGTGCGCCGGCTGGGCGCGGCGGGACTCGAGGTCTCCGCCCCCGACGCTGCGGTGGTCTCGGTGCCCGCGCCCGGTCCGGAGGCGGCGACCGCGTGGGCGGCCGACTGCCGGGACCGCGGCGTCGCCGTGGGCTGCTTCCGGCCGCCGTCCACCCCGGACAGCCGCTCCCGGCTCCGGCTCACGATCAGCACCGGCGTGGCCCGGCCGGACTTCGAACGGGCCCTCGACGTGATTGTGGAGTGTGCGCCATGA
- a CDS encoding alkane 1-monooxygenase codes for MGTDTTPWRDTRKPLWPLALLVPVLPFIAWALWRATGAAAAWWLTPVVVFGVIPVVDLLLGDNRENPPEEAVPALQADGYYRWLTYLYLPAQYAALVLCCAVWARDGLSWVAAAGLVATVGVVDGIAINTAHELGHKREAAERWLSKIALAPTAYGHFYVEHNRGHHTRVATPEDPASSRLGESFWAFWPRTVRGSLRSAWRLETSRFRLRRRSPWTWRNDVLNAWAMTALLFAVLAIAFGPGVLVFLVVQAVVGFSLLEVVNYLEHYGLARQRTAAGRYEKVDPRHSWNSDRTVTNVFLFQLQRHSDHHANPLRRYQTLRSFDSSPQLPAGYATMVVAALVPPIWRRVMDHRVLAHYGGDLERANVHPPARDRLRERQRRRPAAAPERYAG; via the coding sequence ATGGGCACCGACACGACCCCCTGGCGCGACACCCGCAAGCCGCTCTGGCCGCTCGCCCTGCTCGTCCCCGTGCTGCCCTTCATCGCCTGGGCGCTCTGGCGCGCGACCGGCGCCGCCGCGGCCTGGTGGCTCACCCCGGTGGTGGTGTTCGGGGTCATTCCGGTGGTCGACCTGCTGCTCGGCGACAACCGGGAGAACCCGCCGGAGGAGGCCGTGCCGGCACTGCAGGCCGACGGCTACTACCGGTGGCTCACCTACCTCTACCTGCCCGCGCAGTACGCGGCGCTGGTGCTCTGCTGCGCGGTCTGGGCCCGCGACGGGCTCTCCTGGGTGGCCGCGGCGGGTCTGGTCGCCACCGTCGGGGTGGTCGACGGCATCGCCATCAACACCGCCCACGAGCTGGGGCACAAGCGGGAGGCGGCGGAGCGCTGGCTCTCCAAGATCGCCCTGGCGCCGACCGCGTACGGGCACTTCTACGTCGAGCACAACCGCGGCCATCACACCCGCGTCGCCACCCCGGAGGATCCGGCCAGTTCCCGGCTGGGCGAGAGCTTCTGGGCCTTCTGGCCGCGTACGGTCCGGGGCAGCCTGCGCTCGGCCTGGCGGCTGGAGACCAGCCGGTTCCGGCTGCGCCGCCGCAGCCCGTGGACCTGGCGCAACGACGTGCTCAACGCCTGGGCGATGACGGCGCTGCTCTTCGCGGTCCTCGCGATCGCGTTCGGCCCCGGGGTGCTGGTCTTCCTGGTGGTCCAGGCGGTGGTGGGCTTCTCCCTGCTGGAGGTGGTCAACTACCTGGAGCACTACGGGCTGGCCCGGCAACGCACCGCCGCGGGCCGCTACGAGAAGGTCGATCCCCGGCACAGCTGGAACAGCGACCGCACGGTGACCAACGTCTTCCTCTTCCAGCTCCAGCGGCACAGCGACCACCACGCCAACCCGCTGCGCCGCTACCAGACGCTGCGCAGCTTCGACTCCTCGCCTCAGCTGCCCGCCGGCTACGCCACCATGGTGGTCGCCGCGCTGGTGCCGCCGATCTGGCGCCGGGTGATGGACCATCGGGTGCTCGCCCACTACGGCGGCGACCTCGAGCGGGCCAACGTCCACCCGCCGGCCCGGGATCGGTTGCGGGAGCGCCAGCGCCGCCGCCCCGCGGCCGCCCCCGAGCGGTACGCCGGCTGA
- the bioD gene encoding dethiobiotin synthase, with protein MSNGNGWTGPVLVTGTDTEVGKTVVTAAIAAAAQAAGLRVAVVKPGQTGTATGDPADVDSVTRLAAPLTGRTLASYPDPLAPLAAARVAELEPLELYTAVDAIREETDKHDLVLVEGAGGLLVPMGVRPSGEPWTVADLAVSLGAPAVVVARAGLGTLNHTALTLEALERRAIPAGVVIGAWPAEPELVHWLNLSDLVPNLLGAVPMGAGAMDPGVFRRSAPGWLTPALYGVLDDWRAWAEEIS; from the coding sequence ATGAGCAACGGCAACGGCTGGACCGGGCCGGTGCTGGTGACCGGCACGGACACCGAGGTCGGCAAGACCGTGGTGACCGCGGCGATCGCGGCCGCGGCGCAGGCCGCCGGGCTGCGGGTCGCGGTGGTCAAGCCCGGCCAGACCGGTACGGCGACCGGCGACCCCGCCGACGTCGACTCGGTCACCCGGCTGGCCGCCCCGCTCACCGGCCGGACGCTGGCCAGCTACCCCGATCCGCTCGCCCCGCTCGCCGCGGCCCGGGTCGCCGAGCTGGAGCCGCTGGAGCTCTACACCGCCGTCGACGCGATCCGCGAGGAGACCGACAAGCACGACCTGGTCCTCGTGGAGGGGGCCGGGGGGCTGCTCGTACCGATGGGGGTGCGGCCGTCGGGCGAGCCGTGGACGGTGGCGGACCTGGCGGTGTCGCTGGGCGCCCCGGCGGTGGTGGTGGCCCGTGCCGGGCTCGGCACGCTGAACCACACCGCGCTCACCCTGGAGGCCCTGGAGCGGCGGGCGATCCCGGCGGGCGTGGTGATCGGCGCCTGGCCGGCCGAGCCGGAGCTGGTGCACTGGCTCAACCTGTCCGACCTGGTGCCGAACCTGCTCGGCGCGGTGCCGATGGGCGCCGGCGCGATGGACCCGGGGGTGTTCCGCCGGTCCGCCCCGGGCTGGCTCACCCCCGCCCTCTACGGCGTGCTGGACGACTGGCGGGCCTGGGCGGAGGAGATCAGCTGA
- a CDS encoding class I SAM-dependent methyltransferase, with product MSDLSAAFVRLHARLAPVAFVPEVRLHQADEPIGLWELTEGEFHSAQPPPFWAFAWAGGQALARYVTDHPELVAGHRVLDLASGSGLVAIAAARAGAAAVRAVEVDERAVAAVALNAEANGVRVDAEFGDILDGDAGGAEVVLAGDVFYSEAMARRMLRFLLRAARSGARVLVGDPGRAFLPRDRFHELAAYDVPVPEALESVRVKHTTVWELDPTPPGAAR from the coding sequence GTGTCCGACCTCTCCGCGGCCTTCGTCCGGCTGCACGCCCGGCTCGCCCCGGTCGCCTTCGTCCCCGAGGTGCGGCTGCACCAGGCCGACGAGCCGATCGGCCTGTGGGAGCTGACCGAGGGCGAGTTCCACAGCGCCCAACCGCCGCCGTTCTGGGCCTTCGCCTGGGCCGGCGGGCAGGCCCTCGCCCGCTACGTCACCGACCACCCGGAGCTGGTCGCCGGCCACCGGGTGCTCGACCTCGCCTCCGGCTCCGGGCTGGTCGCCATCGCCGCGGCCCGGGCCGGCGCGGCCGCCGTCCGGGCCGTCGAGGTCGACGAGCGGGCCGTCGCGGCCGTCGCGCTCAACGCCGAGGCCAACGGGGTACGCGTGGACGCCGAGTTCGGCGACATCCTCGACGGCGACGCCGGCGGGGCCGAGGTGGTGCTCGCCGGGGACGTCTTCTACAGCGAGGCGATGGCCCGGCGCATGCTGCGCTTCCTGCTCCGGGCCGCCCGGTCCGGGGCCCGGGTGCTGGTCGGCGACCCCGGCCGGGCGTTCCTGCCCCGCGACCGGTTCCACGAACTGGCCGCCTACGACGTGCCGGTGCCGGAGGCGCTGGAGAGCGTACGGGTGAAGCACACCACCGTGTGGGAGTTGGACCCGACCCCGCCGGGGGCCGCCCGTTAG